From the genome of Elusimicrobiota bacterium, one region includes:
- a CDS encoding SIS domain-containing protein: MSEHLQRYFKEVAQIAGLLDQRPMDRLVERLVRLRQDGGRLFLCGVGGSAGNCGHAVNDFRKLAGIEAYAPTDNVAELTARTNDEGWDTVFAAWLRVSHAKSKDALLIFSVGGGNREKNISANLVAAVDEARARGMDILGIVGRDGGYTQKHGTIVVIVPTVNPSSVTPHSEAFQAVIWHALVSDPRLMIQGNKWETTTAATVK; this comes from the coding sequence GTGTCCGAACATCTCCAGCGTTATTTTAAGGAAGTCGCCCAGATCGCAGGACTTTTGGACCAGCGCCCGATGGACCGGTTGGTGGAAAGGCTTGTCCGCCTGCGTCAGGACGGGGGACGTCTTTTCCTGTGCGGCGTGGGCGGGAGCGCCGGGAATTGCGGCCACGCCGTGAACGATTTCCGCAAACTGGCCGGCATTGAAGCGTACGCTCCCACTGACAATGTGGCGGAACTGACCGCGCGCACCAATGATGAAGGCTGGGACACGGTGTTCGCGGCTTGGCTTCGTGTCAGCCATGCGAAATCAAAGGACGCGCTTCTCATTTTCTCCGTCGGCGGCGGAAACCGCGAGAAAAATATCAGCGCGAACCTGGTGGCCGCCGTTGACGAAGCCCGGGCGCGAGGAATGGATATCCTTGGAATTGTCGGACGAGACGGCGGCTATACCCAGAAACACGGCACGATCGTCGTGATCGTCCCGACGGTGAACCCGTCGAGCGTCACACCTCACTCCGAAGCGTTTCAAGCCGTCATCTGGCATGCTCTGGTTTCCGACCCACGGCTCATGATCCAGGGCAATAAATGGGAAACCACGACAGCGGCAACCGTCAAATGA
- a CDS encoding transaldolase family protein produces the protein MGTKLTGLFLDTGRLDEITKYLSMGIVRGVTTNPTILVKDGITGGWAGIEKQSREIAKLIDPLPLSVEVTSNEPAEMLRQAKLFAGWAKNINVKITIHGPNGELENLRLVHELETRHNIRVNVTAMMSAQQCLLAAQAGATYVSIFGGRVNNMGYNSCEEVARLRALLDAFGSPAKIIVGSTREVLNIVEWFEAGADIVTATPNLIEGMIVHPYSKETVQMFLRDGEKLARP, from the coding sequence ATGGGAACCAAACTGACGGGCCTTTTTCTGGACACCGGACGCCTCGATGAAATTACAAAGTATCTTTCGATGGGGATCGTCCGGGGCGTGACAACAAATCCGACCATTCTGGTCAAAGACGGCATTACCGGGGGTTGGGCAGGAATCGAGAAACAGTCGAGGGAAATTGCCAAACTGATTGATCCCCTGCCGCTTTCGGTTGAGGTGACATCGAATGAACCGGCTGAGATGCTCCGGCAGGCCAAGCTCTTCGCCGGCTGGGCAAAAAACATCAACGTCAAGATCACGATCCACGGCCCCAATGGAGAGCTTGAAAATTTGCGCCTCGTTCATGAGCTGGAGACCCGGCACAACATCCGGGTCAACGTGACCGCCATGATGAGCGCCCAGCAATGCCTCCTCGCCGCCCAGGCCGGAGCAACCTACGTTTCGATCTTCGGCGGACGGGTCAACAACATGGGGTACAATTCCTGCGAAGAGGTGGCCCGGCTGCGCGCCCTTCTGGACGCGTTCGGCAGCCCGGCCAAGATCATCGTCGGGTCGACCCGGGAAGTGCTCAATATTGTCGAATGGTTCGAGGCCGGAGCGGACATCGTGACCGCCACACCCAACCTCATTGAAGGAATGATCGTCCATCCCTATAGCAAAGAAACCGTCCAGATGTTCCTACGCGACGGAGAAAAGTTGGCCCGCCCATGA
- a CDS encoding phosphoglycerate dehydrogenase — protein MNDKVLIAPSTIGGYEPDPLVPLRAAGYEPVINPHKRKLTADEVKVLARECVGIVAGLEPLTAEVLRALPRLRCISRVGIGVDNIDLPCAKELGIQVCITAEAPIRSVVELTLGLLLDLFRNISKADRMIRTKHWERLKGSQLMGKTVGVIGLGRIGRAVAETLQKLDVRVIASDPAADAGWCASRKIDLCSLDHLLQKADAVTIHVSRQSGTPAIIGSRELSLMRPDAFLLNLSRGGVVDESALAQALRSKRLAGAASDVFEKEPYDGPLCQEERMLLSPHMGTYTQEAREAMERDAVKNLLKSLEKTHTHAR, from the coding sequence ACGATCGGCGGCTATGAGCCCGACCCTTTAGTCCCTTTGCGCGCGGCTGGATATGAACCGGTCATCAATCCCCATAAACGCAAGTTGACCGCCGACGAGGTCAAAGTCTTAGCACGGGAGTGCGTCGGCATTGTGGCCGGTTTGGAACCTTTGACGGCGGAAGTGCTGCGCGCGCTTCCGCGCCTGCGGTGCATCAGCCGCGTCGGAATCGGGGTCGACAATATTGATTTACCTTGCGCCAAAGAGCTGGGGATCCAAGTGTGTATCACGGCCGAGGCGCCCATTCGCTCTGTAGTGGAGTTGACCTTGGGGCTTTTGCTCGATCTTTTTCGGAATATTTCTAAGGCAGACCGGATGATCCGCACCAAGCACTGGGAACGCTTAAAGGGTTCGCAACTGATGGGGAAAACAGTTGGCGTAATCGGTCTTGGTCGTATTGGTCGGGCGGTAGCCGAAACGCTGCAAAAACTGGATGTCCGGGTGATCGCCTCGGACCCGGCGGCGGATGCCGGTTGGTGCGCCAGTCGGAAGATCGACCTTTGCAGCCTTGACCATCTACTTCAGAAAGCGGATGCCGTGACGATCCATGTGTCGCGCCAATCAGGCACTCCCGCGATCATTGGGAGCCGGGAGCTCTCGCTCATGCGTCCGGATGCTTTTTTGCTGAACCTCTCCCGTGGAGGCGTCGTCGATGAATCGGCACTCGCTCAGGCCTTGAGAAGCAAACGTCTGGCGGGCGCCGCGTCGGACGTTTTTGAGAAAGAACCCTACGACGGCCCCCTCTGCCAGGAGGAACGGATGCTTCTGTCTCCCCATATGGGCACCTACACACAGGAAGCCCGCGAAGCGATGGAGCGCGACGCCGTGAAAAATCTTTTGAAATCTCTTGAAAAGACCCATACCCATGCTCGCTGA
- a CDS encoding HAD family hydrolase has translation MTTPVSVLSEKIRGCKALAFDFDGTLVDSNPIKRGAFDICFSEYSEHAEAIRDYCSRFNHTPRWEKFQYVVEKILKQPYTEERSRELHKRYEDATTRQVIETPEIPGAMDFLKSLRSCPVLLLSSTPHPILMDILKARGMTSFFAGIQGAPVNKAEWLRQYRETQRLQPENLLFFGDTPEDAAAARQAGWTFVAVANPQIQDGAVCYLDNYRTLELPHP, from the coding sequence GTGACCACCCCCGTCTCTGTTTTGTCGGAAAAAATCCGGGGCTGCAAGGCCCTGGCGTTTGATTTCGACGGAACCCTCGTCGATTCCAACCCAATCAAGCGGGGGGCTTTCGACATCTGCTTTTCCGAGTATTCCGAACACGCCGAAGCGATCCGGGACTACTGCTCCCGCTTCAATCACACCCCGCGATGGGAGAAGTTCCAGTACGTCGTCGAGAAAATCCTGAAGCAACCCTATACGGAAGAGCGGTCCCGGGAGCTTCACAAACGTTATGAAGACGCCACCACGCGGCAAGTGATTGAAACCCCCGAAATCCCCGGTGCGATGGATTTTCTGAAATCGCTCCGCTCCTGCCCGGTTCTTCTTTTATCGAGCACGCCGCATCCGATTTTGATGGACATTCTGAAGGCCCGCGGAATGACTTCCTTCTTTGCGGGCATTCAAGGCGCACCGGTCAATAAGGCGGAGTGGCTCCGCCAGTACCGGGAGACGCAGCGCCTTCAACCAGAGAATTTATTGTTTTTCGGAGACACCCCTGAAGACGCCGCCGCCGCCCGCCAGGCGGGCTGGACGTTTGTCGCGGTGGCTAATCCCCAGATTCAGGACGGCGCTGTTTGTTATCTGGATAATTACCGAACGCTGGAGCTCCCACACCCATGA
- a CDS encoding aldolase/citrate lyase family protein produces MIPELRQRLRKRERLFGAWTSIGHPSITEIFTRAPFDFIGIDLEHSTISQEQSQRIIAACQARQIPCLPRVSSHNAEQIKRLLDSGADGMIVPMVNTVRQRDDLVRWMKYSPVGQRSFGVARAQGYGFDFDSYTRNWNKRSPFIIQIESIEAVEVIDQLLDCEHVDGVMTGPYDMSGSLGVPGQLDHPKVRAACQKVIEACRRHGLSCGTQIVDPDAANIRRAFAQGFTFLVLSSDVFLLWKWAERMGKLIPGSRRRKNRWP; encoded by the coding sequence ATGATCCCAGAACTCCGTCAGAGACTGCGCAAGAGAGAGCGCCTTTTCGGCGCGTGGACGTCTATCGGGCATCCCTCCATCACGGAGATTTTCACCCGCGCTCCTTTCGACTTCATCGGGATCGATCTGGAGCACAGCACCATTTCCCAGGAGCAGTCCCAGCGGATTATCGCGGCCTGCCAGGCGCGCCAAATCCCCTGCCTTCCCAGGGTCTCGTCCCATAACGCCGAACAGATCAAGCGCTTGCTCGATTCCGGCGCCGACGGCATGATCGTTCCCATGGTCAACACCGTCCGCCAGCGCGACGACCTGGTTCGATGGATGAAATACTCTCCCGTCGGCCAGCGAAGTTTCGGCGTCGCCCGCGCCCAGGGCTACGGATTTGATTTCGACTCTTATACCCGCAACTGGAACAAACGGTCGCCCTTTATTATCCAGATCGAGTCCATTGAGGCCGTTGAGGTCATTGATCAACTTCTGGATTGCGAGCATGTCGACGGTGTCATGACGGGTCCCTATGACATGTCGGGGTCCTTGGGCGTTCCGGGCCAGCTGGATCATCCGAAAGTCAGGGCGGCCTGCCAAAAAGTCATCGAGGCCTGCCGGCGCCACGGCTTATCTTGTGGAACGCAGATCGTCGATCCGGATGCCGCCAATATCCGTCGAGCTTTCGCCCAGGGATTCACCTTCCTGGTCCTGTCCTCTGACGTGTTTCTCCTGTGGAAATGGGCCGAGCGGATGGGGAAATTGATCCCCGGCTCGCGACGCCGGAAGAACCGATGGCCGTGA
- a CDS encoding Gfo/Idh/MocA family oxidoreductase: MKCIIFGYGYMGKIRYQVLRQHPQVESVKVWDPYLDRSKTNLGKDLLPADAPIPWSTIDAAFICTPNNVTSDLCVQALKNCRRVFCEKPPGRNFEEFCRIEEAAHAVPDHLLMFGFNHRLHPSVQAARTLIGEGGLGKVLYMKGTYGKSGGARYRESWRNQKEISGGGILLDQGIHMLDIFQTFLGPLTFVDAVLTDSFWRCGVEDNAFVLLRSRDDVPAFLHSSATLWKHTFRFEIGCEKGYLVASGFLSQSGSYGREMLVIGKRQFEDEALALGNPREEIIHFDRDDSWEKEVSEFLAAAVETRTPAHGTLAEARHVMELIQNVYQRRGQRKATKVTS, encoded by the coding sequence ATGAAGTGCATCATTTTTGGTTACGGCTATATGGGCAAGATCCGCTACCAGGTTCTGCGGCAGCATCCGCAGGTGGAATCGGTGAAGGTCTGGGACCCTTACCTGGATCGGTCCAAAACAAACCTGGGGAAGGATCTGCTGCCAGCAGACGCACCTATCCCATGGAGCACCATTGACGCGGCATTCATCTGCACGCCCAATAATGTGACGTCCGATCTGTGCGTCCAGGCGCTGAAGAATTGCCGGCGGGTTTTCTGCGAAAAGCCGCCGGGACGCAATTTTGAGGAATTCTGCCGTATCGAAGAAGCGGCTCATGCCGTTCCCGATCATCTCCTGATGTTCGGTTTTAATCACCGGCTTCATCCGTCTGTCCAGGCCGCGCGCACGCTGATCGGAGAAGGCGGCCTCGGCAAGGTGCTCTATATGAAGGGGACCTACGGCAAATCCGGCGGGGCGCGGTACCGGGAAAGCTGGCGCAACCAGAAGGAGATTTCCGGCGGCGGGATTCTTCTGGATCAGGGCATCCATATGCTGGACATTTTCCAGACCTTTCTCGGCCCCCTGACCTTCGTGGACGCGGTGTTGACCGATTCGTTCTGGCGATGCGGCGTTGAAGACAACGCCTTCGTGCTGCTGCGTTCACGCGACGATGTTCCCGCCTTTCTGCATTCGTCGGCGACCCTCTGGAAGCACACCTTCCGTTTCGAGATCGGATGTGAAAAGGGTTACCTGGTGGCGAGCGGCTTTCTGTCACAGAGCGGCAGTTACGGCCGGGAGATGCTGGTCATCGGCAAACGCCAATTCGAGGACGAAGCCCTGGCGCTCGGCAACCCCCGCGAGGAAATCATTCATTTTGACCGGGATGATTCATGGGAAAAAGAAGTCTCTGAATTTTTGGCGGCCGCCGTCGAGACTCGCACCCCCGCGCACGGCACGCTGGCCGAGGCCCGGCACGTGATGGAACTCATCCAGAACGTCTACCAGCGCCGCGGCCAACGAAAGGCAACCAAGGTGACATCATGA
- a CDS encoding SDR family oxidoreductase, translated as MKTIDQRFNLKNKVVVVIGGAGHLCSTLGRAMAESGMKVCVLDRPEAPDKDRSNYPMTYWKCDATSKADLDRCCAEILKKYKRVDVLLNGAGVNAPTPFLDIQTDEMDRILQSHLYATLYASQVFGAAMLKQKSGSIINFASASSGPPLSKAFIYSIAKAGIANLTQNLAREWATQGVRVNALRPGFFPTQWSMKHFIDADRKKSILGHTPMGRFGKPEELIGATLWLASDAASFVTGSLVAVDGGFTAMTI; from the coding sequence ATGAAAACCATCGATCAACGTTTCAATCTGAAAAACAAAGTCGTCGTCGTGATCGGGGGGGCCGGCCACCTCTGCTCGACGCTCGGACGCGCCATGGCCGAATCCGGCATGAAGGTCTGCGTCCTCGACAGGCCTGAGGCGCCGGATAAAGACCGGTCCAATTATCCGATGACGTATTGGAAATGCGACGCCACATCCAAAGCGGACCTGGATCGCTGTTGCGCCGAGATCCTCAAGAAATATAAACGCGTGGATGTCCTATTAAACGGGGCCGGCGTGAACGCGCCCACGCCGTTCCTCGATATCCAGACCGATGAAATGGATCGCATCCTCCAGAGCCACCTCTACGCCACGTTGTACGCTTCCCAGGTGTTCGGCGCCGCGATGCTCAAACAGAAAAGCGGAAGCATTATCAACTTTGCTTCCGCCTCTTCCGGACCGCCGCTGTCCAAAGCGTTCATCTACTCGATCGCCAAAGCCGGCATCGCGAACCTCACCCAGAACCTCGCGCGGGAGTGGGCCACCCAGGGCGTGCGCGTCAATGCCCTGCGGCCGGGATTTTTCCCGACGCAGTGGAGCATGAAGCATTTTATCGATGCGGACCGGAAAAAGAGCATCCTGGGGCACACACCGATGGGACGCTTTGGCAAGCCGGAAGAACTGATTGGCGCCACGCTTTGGCTCGCGTCCGACGCCGCCAGCTTCGTGACCGGCTCCCTCGTCGCGGTAGACGGTGGATTCACCGCCATGACGATCTAG
- a CDS encoding methyltransferase domain-containing protein, with the protein MRSIQTTIAYPLSSVKPLEGLLGYRTFCFEALQRARAKGKNQRTQSPINGAPLVPIGSVGGFHYGRCPKTGGLFLMDLPSPESWPGLLAETTRYRHAPKGFHAAVSGSRTENVYAPKLDWIQTTLRLQEIRQPNILEVTTPPSDFSSLLNQSGFFRSVTTVNEMDLCRQTGPAAADPFHAAVLLESLDRVDDPGALLAAVRNRLEPDGLLFLTALVSSGFDLCVLGLNNLYLCPPDRANCFSLQGLETFLKEAGFKLIEVSTPGVLDLEIVQAHMRHDPEIRLSDFEHRLLSSDEETRRAFQSFLQERGLSSFARIVGRKI; encoded by the coding sequence ATGAGATCGATTCAAACAACCATCGCCTATCCACTCTCTTCCGTTAAACCCCTCGAAGGGTTGCTGGGTTACAGGACCTTTTGTTTCGAGGCGCTGCAGCGCGCCCGCGCCAAAGGAAAAAATCAGCGCACGCAATCTCCGATCAACGGAGCGCCGCTCGTTCCCATAGGATCGGTGGGAGGTTTCCATTACGGCCGCTGCCCGAAGACCGGAGGACTGTTCCTGATGGACCTGCCTTCGCCGGAAAGCTGGCCCGGCCTTTTGGCCGAAACAACGCGTTACCGTCACGCGCCCAAAGGGTTCCACGCGGCCGTGTCCGGATCACGGACCGAAAACGTGTACGCACCAAAGCTTGATTGGATCCAGACGACCCTTCGTCTTCAGGAAATCCGTCAGCCGAATATCCTGGAAGTCACGACGCCGCCGAGTGATTTTTCCTCGCTGCTGAACCAGAGCGGGTTTTTCCGAAGTGTGACGACGGTCAATGAGATGGACCTCTGCCGGCAGACCGGCCCCGCCGCGGCGGACCCGTTTCATGCGGCCGTTCTGCTGGAGTCTCTGGACCGGGTGGATGACCCGGGCGCCTTGCTCGCGGCCGTCCGCAACCGCCTGGAACCCGACGGCCTTCTTTTTCTGACGGCCCTGGTCAGTTCCGGATTCGATCTCTGCGTGCTGGGTTTGAACAATCTCTACCTCTGTCCGCCGGATCGCGCGAATTGTTTTAGCCTCCAGGGACTGGAAACGTTCCTGAAGGAGGCGGGCTTCAAACTCATCGAAGTCAGCACTCCGGGCGTGCTTGATTTAGAAATCGTCCAAGCACATATGCGGCATGATCCGGAGATCCGGCTCTCTGATTTTGAGCACCGGCTCTTGTCGAGCGACGAAGAGACCCGGCGCGCATTTCAATCCTTCCTGCAGGAGCGTGGACTGAGCTCCTTCGCACGGATCGTCGGGAGGAAAATCTAG